A part of Synechococcus sp. KORDI-49 genomic DNA contains:
- the hisB gene encoding imidazoleglycerol-phosphate dehydratase HisB, with product MARQGEIHRVTGETDVKVRLDLDGTGQCQASTGVPFLDHMLHQISSHGLINLEIKAVGDTHIDDHHTNEDVGIAVGQALAQALGDRRGIHRFGHFVAPLDEALVQVVLDCSGRPHLSYSLSIPTQKIGTYDTELVKEFFVAVVNNSGLTLHIRQLDGVNSHHIVEACFKAFARALRMATEIDPRRAGAIPSSKGVLEQAGAN from the coding sequence ATGGCACGGCAGGGAGAGATCCATCGGGTCACCGGCGAGACCGATGTGAAGGTGCGGCTGGATCTGGATGGCACCGGTCAGTGCCAGGCCAGCACCGGAGTTCCTTTTCTCGACCACATGCTCCATCAGATCAGCAGCCACGGACTGATCAATCTGGAGATCAAGGCGGTGGGGGACACCCACATCGATGATCACCACACCAATGAGGATGTGGGCATCGCTGTGGGCCAGGCCCTGGCTCAGGCCCTGGGTGACCGTCGCGGCATTCACCGCTTCGGTCACTTCGTGGCGCCCTTGGATGAAGCCCTGGTGCAGGTGGTTCTCGACTGCTCAGGCCGCCCTCATCTGAGCTACAGCCTCAGCATCCCCACCCAGAAAATCGGCACGTACGACACCGAGCTGGTGAAGGAATTCTTCGTCGCCGTGGTGAACAACAGTGGCCTCACCCTGCACATCCGCCAGTTGGACGGCGTGAATTCCCACCACATCGTGGAAGCCTGTTTCAAGGCCTTCGCCCGGGCGTTGCGCATGGCCACGGAAATCGACCCACGTCGGGCCGGTGCCATTCCCAGCAGCAAGGGCGTGCTGGAGCAGGCGGGAGCCAACTGA
- the fabI gene encoding enoyl-ACP reductase FabI, producing the protein MLLDLTGKKILVTGIANNRSIAWGIAQQLKAAGAELGITYLPDEKGRFEAKVRELTAPLEPSLFLPLNVQDAEQMAGVFAEIKDKWGVLDGLVHCLAFAGKEELIGDYSATTAEGFARSLDISAYSLAPLCAHAKPLFSEKAGVITLSYLGAERAIPNYNVMGVAKAALEASVRYLAAELGPEKQVRVNAISAGPIRTLASSAIGGILEMIHNVEEKAPLRRTVTQMEVGGTAAFLLSDLASGISGQTIYVDAGYCVTGM; encoded by the coding sequence ATGCTGCTTGATCTCACCGGCAAGAAGATCCTTGTCACCGGCATCGCCAACAACCGCTCCATCGCGTGGGGCATCGCTCAGCAACTCAAGGCTGCCGGCGCTGAGCTGGGCATCACCTATTTGCCGGATGAGAAGGGCCGCTTTGAAGCCAAGGTGCGAGAGCTCACAGCGCCGCTGGAGCCCAGCCTGTTTCTGCCACTCAATGTGCAGGACGCCGAGCAGATGGCCGGTGTCTTCGCGGAGATCAAGGACAAATGGGGCGTGCTGGATGGTCTGGTGCACTGTCTTGCCTTCGCCGGCAAGGAGGAACTGATCGGCGATTACAGCGCCACCACCGCCGAAGGCTTTGCCCGCTCGCTCGACATCAGTGCCTACTCCCTGGCGCCACTCTGTGCCCACGCCAAGCCGCTGTTCAGCGAGAAAGCCGGGGTGATCACGCTCTCCTACCTGGGGGCTGAGCGCGCCATCCCCAACTACAACGTGATGGGTGTGGCGAAGGCTGCCCTCGAGGCATCAGTGCGATATCTGGCAGCGGAGCTGGGTCCGGAGAAGCAGGTGCGCGTGAACGCCATCAGTGCCGGCCCGATCCGCACGCTGGCCAGCTCCGCCATCGGCGGCATCCTCGAGATGATTCACAACGTGGAGGAGAAGGCGCCCCTGCGCCGCACGGTCACCCAGATGGAGGTGGGCGGCACCGCTGCTTTCCTGCTCAGTGATCTGGCCAGTGGCATCTCGGGTCAGACCATCTACGTCGATGCGGGCTATTGCGTCACCGGTATGTAA
- a CDS encoding carotenoid oxygenase family protein, whose product MTVAPARPYNRSDWASAFVNVEQELTDVALSPVRGTVPVELRGTFYRNGPGRLERDGHRVHHPFDGDGMIAAMRFDNGRVQLTNRFVRTEGWLAEEKADKVLYRGVFGSQKPGGRLANAFDLRLKNIANTNVVRLGDQLLALWEAAEPHALDPESLETRGLSRLDGVLKKGEAFSAHPRFDPGHHGRPCMVTFGVKTGPRSTIRLMEFATEGPDAGALLHDRSDSFPGFAFLHDFAITANWAVFLQNAIAFNPLPFVTGEKGAAQCLQSKPGGKGRFWLIPRDSGRFAGQKPRILEAPDGFVFHHLNAFEDGDHVVVESIVYDDFPTIGPDEDFAEVDFDTVPEGILHRCRLDLSRETVQTERISERTCEFAMVNPDRQGLSAQYAWMAVAERETGNDPLQAIQKLDLKSGTTHTWSAAPRGFVSEPLMVRRPGAEAEDDGWVLDLVWNGARQASDLVILDARDLSEVALLELPLPVPHGLHGSWAPTH is encoded by the coding sequence GTGACCGTCGCTCCTGCCCGCCCCTACAACCGCAGCGACTGGGCCAGTGCCTTCGTCAATGTGGAACAGGAGCTCACCGATGTGGCGCTGTCACCCGTTCGTGGAACGGTGCCGGTGGAACTCCGCGGGACGTTTTACCGCAATGGTCCCGGTCGCCTCGAGCGTGACGGACATCGCGTTCATCACCCCTTCGATGGCGACGGCATGATCGCCGCCATGCGTTTCGACAACGGACGCGTGCAGCTGACCAACCGCTTCGTGCGCACGGAGGGCTGGCTGGCGGAGGAGAAGGCGGACAAGGTGCTGTATCGCGGTGTGTTCGGCAGCCAGAAGCCCGGCGGGCGGCTGGCCAACGCCTTCGACCTGCGGTTGAAGAACATCGCCAACACCAATGTGGTGCGCCTGGGTGATCAGCTGCTGGCCCTCTGGGAGGCCGCTGAACCCCATGCCCTTGATCCTGAGAGCCTGGAGACCCGCGGACTCTCGCGTCTGGATGGTGTGCTCAAGAAGGGTGAAGCCTTCAGTGCCCATCCTCGGTTTGATCCAGGTCACCACGGCCGCCCCTGCATGGTCACCTTCGGGGTCAAAACAGGGCCCCGCAGCACCATCCGGCTGATGGAGTTCGCCACCGAAGGTCCGGACGCCGGTGCGCTGCTTCACGACCGCTCCGACAGCTTTCCAGGCTTCGCTTTTCTGCATGATTTCGCCATCACCGCCAACTGGGCGGTGTTCCTGCAGAACGCCATCGCTTTCAACCCCCTGCCCTTCGTCACCGGTGAGAAAGGAGCAGCCCAGTGTTTGCAGTCCAAGCCGGGCGGCAAGGGGCGCTTCTGGCTGATCCCGCGGGATTCCGGTCGTTTCGCCGGCCAGAAGCCCCGCATCCTCGAGGCCCCCGATGGATTTGTCTTCCACCACCTCAACGCCTTTGAGGACGGCGATCACGTGGTCGTGGAGAGCATCGTGTACGACGACTTCCCCACGATCGGTCCTGATGAGGATTTCGCTGAGGTGGATTTCGACACGGTGCCTGAAGGGATCCTGCACCGCTGCCGCCTTGATTTGAGCCGTGAAACCGTGCAGACCGAGCGGATCTCAGAGCGCACCTGCGAGTTCGCCATGGTGAATCCAGACCGTCAGGGGCTGAGTGCCCAGTACGCCTGGATGGCGGTGGCGGAGCGGGAAACCGGCAACGATCCGCTTCAGGCGATTCAGAAGCTTGATTTGAAGTCCGGCACCACCCACACGTGGAGTGCTGCACCCCGCGGATTTGTGAGTGAGCCGCTGATGGTGCGCCGCCCCGGTGCTGAGGCGGAGGATGACGGCTGGGTGCTGGACCTGGTCTGGAACGGAGCCCGCCAGGCATCGGATCTGGTGATCCTTGATGCGCGCGATCTGTCTGAGGTGGCGTTGCT
- a CDS encoding FAD-binding domain-containing protein: MPSTPSPPSPGDLPRQFASRDALEALLIEEFPSAEGPLSPIPGGRQAAEARLARVQPSRYAKSRNHLNGAVTGLSPYIRHGVLTLAEVKQAVFHRIRKRDDGGKLINELGWRDFWQRMWLDLGDGIHDDLEAFKTGHDAASYSRELPEDVREGRTGLACMDGFREELVTTGWLHNHARMWMAAWLVHWRRVHWKAGADWFLEHLLDGDPASNHLSWQWVASSFSHKPYFFNRGNLERYSDGRYCDACPSAGNCPFEGSYDQLESQLFAPMPAIRDGGNGPTRRDGRGRSGASAALARPKR; encoded by the coding sequence GTGCCCAGCACCCCGTCACCTCCCAGCCCTGGCGATCTGCCCCGTCAGTTCGCCTCACGAGACGCGCTTGAGGCGCTGCTGATCGAGGAATTCCCCAGCGCAGAGGGACCGCTCAGCCCGATTCCTGGTGGCCGTCAGGCCGCAGAAGCCAGATTGGCGCGGGTGCAGCCGTCCCGCTACGCCAAAAGCCGCAACCATCTGAACGGCGCCGTCACCGGCCTCTCCCCATACATCCGCCATGGCGTGCTGACGCTGGCGGAGGTGAAGCAGGCGGTCTTCCATCGCATCCGGAAACGGGACGACGGCGGCAAGCTGATCAACGAGCTGGGCTGGCGCGACTTCTGGCAGCGGATGTGGCTCGATCTGGGCGACGGCATCCATGACGACCTGGAAGCGTTCAAGACAGGCCATGACGCCGCCAGCTACTCCCGGGAGCTTCCCGAAGACGTGCGCGAAGGCCGCACCGGACTGGCCTGCATGGATGGCTTCCGCGAGGAGCTCGTGACCACAGGATGGCTGCACAACCACGCGCGGATGTGGATGGCCGCCTGGCTGGTGCACTGGCGTCGGGTGCATTGGAAGGCCGGTGCCGACTGGTTCCTCGAGCACCTGCTGGATGGCGATCCCGCCAGCAACCACCTCAGTTGGCAATGGGTCGCCAGCAGCTTCAGCCACAAGCCCTACTTCTTCAACCGCGGAAACCTCGAGCGCTACAGCGATGGCCGCTACTGCGATGCATGCCCCAGCGCCGGCAACTGCCCATTCGAGGGCAGTTACGACCAGCTTGAGAGCCAGCTTTTTGCCCCGATGCCAGCCATTCGGGACGGCGGCAATGGCCCCACCCGGCGTGATGGTCGGGGTCGCAGCGGTGCCAGTGCCGCCCTGGCCCGCCCCAAGCGCTAG
- a CDS encoding DNA polymerase: MTMQRPILWIHEEALGPANPALRAWPDAPALFVFDTHWIEANRVSRKRLGFLYEAALELPVTLRKGDVASEVLAFARRHEADGVVTSSAVDPRLQRILQAIEAELPIAELAPDPFVELPRPPRLGRFSRYWREAEPVVWAAY; the protein is encoded by the coding sequence ATGACGATGCAACGACCGATTCTCTGGATTCACGAGGAGGCCCTGGGCCCTGCCAATCCCGCCCTGCGGGCGTGGCCGGACGCACCGGCTCTGTTCGTCTTCGACACCCATTGGATCGAAGCCAATCGGGTCAGCCGCAAGCGACTGGGTTTTCTCTACGAGGCGGCCCTGGAGCTACCCGTCACCCTGCGCAAGGGGGATGTGGCCTCTGAGGTGCTGGCCTTCGCAAGGCGACACGAGGCGGACGGCGTGGTGACCAGCTCCGCCGTGGATCCACGGTTGCAGCGGATCCTCCAGGCGATTGAAGCCGAGCTCCCCATCGCGGAACTGGCTCCCGATCCCTTTGTGGAGCTGCCCCGGCCACCACGACTCGGACGCTTCAGCCGCTACTGGCGCGAAGCGGAACCCGTCGTCTGGGCGGCCTACTGA